A genomic segment from Nicotiana tabacum cultivar K326 chromosome 7, ASM71507v2, whole genome shotgun sequence encodes:
- the LOC107775008 gene encoding YTH domain-containing protein ECT4, translating to MAGEKIIEKPEAVAPGSKSDSSIKLTEKDLISKKDGKVSDSLSSLGAVTGIKGEIDQPPVAEQGAYYPPTSYCDYYYPGYNGTFNQLDDQAYFNAGIQSDNGSLLYYLPGYNPYSAGFVGGDGKQSYLSSGYLQQPVSYGSESLPCYTWGSTYCADITNSAAPKSGNVKSTFGRNGSDKSNGFNSTKTNSSFANKNSPVLFNPKTRQSTAASNLPKSNHQAQPFKPANKFRPDIQSGGLIKGFHMVGDFPSYTSQNQGFFMPYDPTNYQANGRMWNGNYRFKSRGNFTRNGVFEASTELPRGPRADSRSNPSKPSAEEDQLGPIIQKKYNKEDFKTQYDNALFYVIKSYSEDDIHKCVKYDVWSSTPNGNKKLDAAFRDAEGKASGAGSSCPVFLFFSVNGSGQFLGVAEMVGQVDFKRNMDFWQLDKWSGFFPVKWHIVKDVPNTQFRHIILENNDNRPVTYSRDTQEIGLKEGMEMLNIFKSYSEKTSILDDFNFYEKREKLLKTKRSTKPAGQADVFEKTDSLKQFKGGDKIHEEELKTKSADTASLVSLTKNLSINSRPFKSSV from the exons ATGGCAGGAGAGAAGATAATAGAAAAAC CTGAAGCAGTTGCTCCAGGATCGAAATCTGATTCCTCTATTAAGCTGACTGAGAAGGATCTG ATTTCCAAAAAAGATGGAAAAGTTTCTGACTCACTGTCTTCTTTGGGAGCTGTGACTGGCATCAAGGGTGAAATTGATCAACCACCAGTTGCAGAGCAAGGTGCTTATTATCCACCTACTAGCTATTGCGATTACTACTACCCAG GCTATAATGGGACTTTTAATCAGTTAGATGATCAAGCTTACTTTAATGCG GGTATTCAATCAGATAATGGTTCCCTTCTCTACTATCTTCCCGGCTATAATCCTTACAGTGCTGGATTTGTGGGGGGTGATGGGAAGCAGTCCTATCTATCATCTGGATATCTTCAACAACCTGTCTCATATGGTTCAGAGTCGTTGCCATGTTATACATGGGGTTCGACGTACTGTGCAGATATTACCAATAGTGCTGCTCCCAAATCTGGGAATGTTAAATCAACATTTGGCCGAAATGGTTCAGACAAGTCAAATGGTTTTAATTCTACAAAAACGAATAGCTCTTTCGCAAACAAAAACTCGCCCGTACTCTTTAACCCAAAGACTCGACAGTCTACTGCTGCGTCAAATCTGCCAAAGTCTAACCATCAAGCTCAGCCTTTCAAACCAGCGAACAAG TTTCGACCCGATATCCAGTCTGGAGGCCTGATTAAGGGGTTTCATATGGTTGGGGATTTCCCATCATACACCAGTCAAAATCAAGGTTTTTTCATGCCTTATGATCCCACTAACTACCAAGCAAATGGTAGAATGTGGAATGGGAACTACAGATTCAAATCACGTGGAAATTTCACCAGAAATGGTGTGTTTGAGGCCTCAACTGAGTTACCTCGTGGTCCCCGCGCCGACAGCAGGAGCAATCCTTCAAAACCATCTGCTGAGGAGGATCAACTTGGGCCAATTATTCAGAAGAAGTATAATAAAGAGGATTTCAAGACTCAGTACGATAATGCCTTGTTTTATGTTATCAAGTCATACAGTGAAGATGATATTCACAAGTGTGTCAAATATGATGTATGGTCAAGTACTCCTAACGGGAACAAGAAACTGGATGCTGCCTTCCGTGATGCTGAGGGTAAAGCAAGTGGAGCTGGTTCAAGCTGTCCTGTGTTCCTCTTCTTTTCA GTAAATGGTAGTGGACAGTTTTTAGGTGTAGCTGAGATGGTTGGACAGGTTGACTTCAAGAGAAACATGGACTTTTGGCAGCTTGATAAGTGGAGCGGATTCTTCCCAGTGAAGTGGCACATAGTTAAAGATGTCCCTAACACACAGTTCAGGCACATTATCCTCGAAAACAATGATAATAGACCTGTAACCTATAGCAGAGATACTCAGGAG ATTGGGCTGAAGGAAGGTATGGAAATGCTTAACATTTTTAAGAGCTACTCGGAGAAGACATCTATATTGGATGATTTCAATTTCTATGAAAAGCGTGAGAAATTGCTCAAGACTAAAAGGAGTACAAAACCAGCTGGTCAAGCTGATGTATTCGAGAAAACTGATTCTCTT AAACAATTCAAAGGAGGAGACAAGATACATGAGGAAGAGCTGAAGACCAAGTCGGCTGATACTGCGTCTCTTGTTTCTCTCACCAAAAACCTCTCAATTAATTCAAGGCCATTCAAAAGTAGTGTGTGA